The following proteins are encoded in a genomic region of Alistipes shahii WAL 8301:
- a CDS encoding N-acetylglucosamine kinase: MVLIADSGSTKCTWIASDGARTTNVRTRGINAVQHSAEQIREALAELPPCDGVTSVRFYGAGCGETFPEASEKLRRELEAHFGTTDITVESDLLGAARALWGRGEGIACILGTGSNSCLCRDGEILKNVPPLGYVLGDEGSGAVLGRNLVNGIFKGHIPLKEEFLAAHGLNYEEIIRRVYREPYANRFLASFAPFIRAHIDSPEIRELVLRSFRDFASRNLSRYPAELPVSLLGGVAAHFEALLREALEAEGRRVETIVESPAEGLLKYHYGR, from the coding sequence ATGGTACTTATAGCCGACAGCGGATCGACCAAATGCACGTGGATCGCCAGCGACGGCGCACGGACGACAAACGTGCGCACGCGGGGGATCAACGCCGTGCAGCACTCGGCCGAACAGATACGCGAAGCCCTCGCGGAACTGCCGCCATGCGACGGCGTGACGAGCGTGAGATTCTACGGCGCGGGGTGCGGCGAGACCTTCCCGGAGGCGAGCGAGAAGCTGCGCCGGGAGTTGGAAGCGCACTTCGGAACGACGGACATTACGGTCGAATCGGACCTGCTGGGCGCGGCGCGGGCGCTCTGGGGCCGCGGGGAGGGCATCGCCTGCATCCTCGGCACGGGATCGAACTCCTGCCTGTGCCGCGACGGCGAAATCCTGAAAAACGTCCCCCCGCTGGGCTATGTGCTGGGCGACGAGGGCAGCGGGGCCGTGCTGGGGCGCAACCTGGTGAACGGCATCTTCAAGGGGCACATTCCGCTGAAAGAGGAGTTTCTCGCGGCGCACGGGTTGAATTACGAGGAGATCATCCGCCGCGTCTACCGCGAGCCTTACGCCAACCGCTTTCTGGCCTCGTTCGCACCTTTCATACGCGCGCATATCGACAGCCCGGAGATCAGGGAGCTGGTACTCCGGTCGTTCCGCGACTTTGCGTCCCGCAACCTGAGCCGTTATCCGGCGGAACTCCCCGTATCGCTGCTGGGCGGCGTGGCGGCCCACTTCGAGGCGTTGCTGCGCGAGGCGCTGGAAGCGGAGGGCCGCCGCGTGGAAACCATCGTAGAATCGCCCGCCGAAGGGCTTTTGAAATACCACTATGGAAGATAG
- a CDS encoding helix-hairpin-helix domain-containing protein produces the protein MAKLFSDREIRAIAVFLPLAGLLIIALMLVRPAADPEAARRAEAEMEEALPADSVVMSHFDPNTASLDDLRRLGLTKHEAVSLLKYRAAGKVFRIPEDLTLCYGISDSLYRRLEPWVRIGRKYAIAPEKYRTGRILPEPLAPGPFRIDTVSARYLRAIGALSKRQAEAFIRWRDLSGIYDMEDLRECYVVSDSVAAALKPYVIFPERKARPIEQPVELNTADSATLRSVVGIGPRTVVAIMHYRERLGGFVRAEQLAEVPGVRERNYEKILKQIYCDSCKIRKIDINFASPKVLGKHPYIAPQALRKLLKARQLKGGWSTAGELVEQNILTREEAARLAPYLQFGSDSGPADE, from the coding sequence ATGGCTAAACTTTTTTCCGACCGCGAAATACGCGCCATTGCGGTATTCCTGCCGTTGGCCGGGCTGCTGATCATAGCCCTGATGCTCGTACGCCCGGCAGCCGACCCCGAAGCGGCCCGCCGCGCCGAGGCCGAGATGGAGGAGGCGTTGCCCGCGGACAGCGTCGTGATGTCGCATTTCGACCCCAACACGGCCTCGCTCGACGACCTGCGGCGACTCGGGCTTACGAAGCACGAAGCGGTGAGCCTGCTGAAATACCGCGCCGCGGGCAAAGTGTTCCGCATACCCGAGGACCTGACGCTCTGCTACGGCATCAGCGACTCGCTCTACCGGCGGCTCGAACCCTGGGTGCGCATCGGCCGCAAATACGCCATCGCACCCGAAAAATACCGCACGGGGCGCATTCTCCCCGAACCGCTCGCACCCGGGCCGTTCCGCATCGACACCGTGAGCGCCCGCTACCTGCGCGCCATCGGGGCCTTGTCGAAGCGTCAGGCCGAGGCGTTCATCCGCTGGCGGGATTTGAGCGGCATCTACGACATGGAGGACCTGCGCGAATGCTACGTCGTGAGCGACTCGGTGGCCGCGGCGCTGAAACCCTACGTCATCTTCCCGGAACGGAAGGCGCGGCCGATCGAACAGCCCGTGGAGCTGAACACGGCCGATTCGGCGACGCTGCGCTCGGTTGTGGGCATCGGTCCCAGGACCGTCGTGGCGATCATGCACTACCGCGAACGGCTCGGCGGATTCGTCCGCGCGGAGCAACTCGCAGAGGTTCCGGGAGTGCGGGAACGCAATTATGAAAAAATTTTGAAACAAATTTACTGCGATAGTTGCAAAATTCGGAAAATTGATATTAACTTTGCAAGTCCGAAAGTGCTGGGGAAACACCCCTACATAGCACCGCAGGCATTACGAAAATTGCTGAAAGCAAGACAGTTGAAAGGAGGTTGGAGTACCGCTGGAGAATTGGTGGAACAGAACATATTGACCCGCGAGGAGGCAGCACGGCTGGCTCCTTATCTGCAATTCGGGTCGGACAGCGGACCTGCCGACGAATAA
- the murQ gene encoding N-acetylmuramic acid 6-phosphate etherase, producing the protein MEDRITEQDSAYDDLQRMSVHDILTGINREDARVHEAVRRTIPVMELLVERIVERMQRGGRMFYIGAGTSGRLGVTDASELPPTYGVPFDRVIGLIAGGDGALRRAVEHAEDDTEGAWRDMAPYHPTAGDVLIGIAASGTTPYVIGGLRAARRHGLLTGSITCNPASPVAAEAEYALEAVVGPEFVTGSTRMKAGTAQKLMLNMLSTAVMIRLGRVEGNRMVNMQLTNDKLVARGTRMVAEASGLDETEARKLLLRWGSVKRALEEIGK; encoded by the coding sequence ATGGAAGATAGAATCACCGAACAGGATTCGGCCTACGACGACCTGCAACGGATGTCGGTGCACGACATCCTGACGGGCATCAACCGCGAGGACGCCCGTGTGCACGAAGCCGTGCGGCGGACCATCCCCGTCATGGAGCTACTCGTCGAACGCATCGTCGAGCGCATGCAGCGCGGAGGCCGGATGTTTTACATCGGCGCCGGGACGAGCGGCCGGCTGGGGGTCACCGACGCCTCGGAGCTGCCCCCGACCTACGGCGTGCCGTTCGACCGGGTGATCGGGCTGATCGCCGGAGGCGACGGCGCTTTGCGGCGGGCCGTGGAGCACGCCGAAGACGACACCGAAGGAGCCTGGCGCGACATGGCGCCCTACCACCCCACAGCCGGCGATGTGCTGATCGGCATCGCGGCATCGGGAACGACGCCCTACGTGATCGGCGGACTGCGCGCGGCGCGGCGCCACGGACTGCTGACCGGCTCGATCACCTGCAACCCCGCGTCGCCCGTAGCTGCCGAAGCGGAGTATGCGCTCGAAGCGGTCGTAGGACCGGAGTTCGTGACCGGATCGACGCGCATGAAGGCCGGAACGGCCCAGAAATTGATGCTCAACATGTTATCGACAGCCGTGATGATCCGCCTGGGGCGTGTCGAGGGCAACCGCATGGTCAACATGCAGCTGACCAACGACAAGCTCGTGGCCCGCGGAACGCGGATGGTCGCCGAAGCGTCGGGGCTTGACGAAACCGAGGCCCGCAAACTGCTGCTGCGCTGGGGTTCGGTGAAGCGGGCATTGGAGGAGATCGGAAAATAG
- the rpsU gene encoding 30S ribosomal protein S21 — protein MIIMPVKEGENIERALKKFKRKYERTGVLKELRRRQYFTKPSIAKREAMQHAIYVEHMYRDDE, from the coding sequence ATGATTATCATGCCGGTAAAAGAGGGCGAAAACATCGAGCGCGCCCTGAAAAAGTTCAAACGTAAATACGAGCGCACGGGCGTCCTGAAGGAGCTTCGCCGCCGCCAGTACTTCACCAAGCCTTCGATCGCGAAGCGCGAGGCGATGCAGCACGCCATTTACGTGGAACACATGTACCGCGACGACGAATAA